The Vidua chalybeata isolate OUT-0048 chromosome 31, bVidCha1 merged haplotype, whole genome shotgun sequence genome window below encodes:
- the LOC128801798 gene encoding class II histocompatibility antigen, B-L beta chain-like, with the protein MGRVAAAGALLVALLVLGASSGADAELSGVFQEMVKSECHFINGTQRVRFVKRFIYNREQYVHFDSDVGHFVGDTPYGEKVARYWNSNPEWMEHRRAAVDRHCRHNYELSTSFLVERRVPPSVSISLVPSSSQPGPGHLLCSVMDFYPAHIQVRWFQGQQELSVVATDVVPNGDWTHQLLVLLETTPRRGLTYTCQVEHISLEHPLSRHWEMPLDTTRSKMLTGIGGFVLGFVILVLGLGFYLRKKVRGVLGIMSPVPRSVCAPPGAPSPLSPPFLCPHSS; encoded by the exons ATGGGGCGAGTGGCGGCAGCTGGGGCCCTGCTGGTGGCACTGTTGGTGCTGGGAGCCTCCTCAGGTGCAGACGCGGAGCTCTCGG GAGTGTTCCAGGAGATGGTTAAGTCCGAGTGTCACTTCATTAACGGCACCCAGCGGGTGAGGTTCGTGAAGAGGTTCATCTACAACCGGGAGCAGTACGTGCACTTCGACAGCGACGTGGGGCACTTTGTAGGGGACACCCCGTATGGGGAGAAGGTTGCCAGGTACTGGAACAGCAACCCGGAATGGATGGAGCACAGACGGGCTGCGGTGGACAGGCACTGCCGGCACAACTACGAGTTGTCCACTTCGTTCCTCGTGGAGCGCAGAG tgccccccagtgtGTCCATCTCGCTGGTGCCCTCAAGCTCCCAGCCCGGCCCTGgccacctgctctgctctgtgatggatttctaccctgctCACATCCAAGTGAGGTGGttccagggccagcaggagctCTCTGTAGTGGCCACCGATGTGGTCCCCAATGGGGACTGGACccaccagctcctggtgctgctggaaacCACCCCCCGGCGTGGGCTCACCTACACCTGCCAGGTGGAGCACATCAGCCTGGAGCACCCCCTGAGCCGGCACTGGG AGATGCCACTGGACACCACCCGCAGCAAGATGCTGACAGGGATTGGGGGCTTCGTGTTGGGCTTTGTCATCCTGGTGCTGGGGCTCGGCTTCTACCTGCGCAAGAAGGTcaggggggtcctggggatcatgtcccctgtccccaggagcgTGTGTGCTCCCCCTGGGGCCCCTAGCCCGCTGTCACCCCCTTTTCTCTGCCCACACAGCTCCTGA